One Anopheles marshallii chromosome 3, idAnoMarsDA_429_01, whole genome shotgun sequence genomic region harbors:
- the LOC128713439 gene encoding hormone receptor 4, with translation MTSLGIMTLSRGPYSELDKMSLFQDLKLKRRKVDSRCSSDGESIADTSTSSPDLLQPLSPKMCDQQQQSAHQTPKGTSLAIGDDGLQKDASEAALTSPPTTPSTADGEDHEQQVCTSASGFDTVTNDVGSNSAASNETHAINTSNSYHSNRLNGSEIKDGSERSHHQQDRCISVSYQDDDSDPADHDSSLTTLSTKPSISGYDNGTVANTANFKDEAYGGSHRALPECTPDVSIEERAAVARNGGRGSASNVTAASVIRSVADERRPRSVNHPTISITTPTTTTEQTSDSSNSSSNSNGINTNKCVRLDSSTSSINTQTSHNTSNNRCAATTTTATSTIASTSDVGAGSKSINASLPHQYKRYGVGCAGVEDDVDHTAAPNGMVESETANPSAENVRVIAGNIQTQQQHVTVLVTPALSRMKANHLVTAERKNTGNATTAAAAAAAAATTLVTLGMRKQQSLPPLSTALTESTCPLTSSTSSATASPSSILTTSSSISHSISTPSNGRNFNSNDSNQNNNGIPDRMQSEGGEVDSEHQRHKQNTQSPPSAIGSSTSPESVATTATTTTVTATAATISSVSPSVPLSFQHQSSSASAGGLSSKIVSSQVNAADAGSVVGANPKNPNQPQHVIITQQQMLQAMHQQIRIKKERQQQQMVLASSAAQGNHRPINTSFSPVHLAEQLVIKRERSVSGGLKLPHAAGGPLTPSHATIVRQSANSPGSMVTPMQPPLSPHQSLPYRQPNSPAQVGSSCGNQQPQVIVKRERGTSIHQQTFHHPSSSIANVVCVSGSNPIGSFATTSISTTTTSSVGSLSIRNPIRDAAILFRVKNETNVASVLANQQQQQQQHQQQQQQQQQQHQQQQQQQQQQQQHHRMVWPGPPALAGTAVVSSGASAPQRINGVKPEVIGGPLPPIRSQLSSPHHHTHQQQQHSPHHQQQSPQHHHGSPGPIASQTPPRVTPTVIMGESCGVRTMVWSYDTALQQVHNTASSNTASVGNSSADTVPGIATVSGGMTGNSIGGTHLQHHHQQQQLTHHQHLQSQHTAPGSINHHPQQQGSHQANGGSGNTGNGGMIASNSNNNNNSHNNVSPNSNNEEAAHLLLSLGQSVVPATSPTAAVAVAAAAAAVVAGHTQAWQTANHPRTNLPLNMERLWAGDYGQFSTVGSQQQHQQQQALNLTSQQHQQQQHLSWSLSGTGAGPKKEILDDMPPDEDDQPLVCMICEDKATGLHYGIITCEGCKGFFKRTVQNRRVYTCVADGTCEITKAQRNRCQYCRFKKCIEQGMVLQAVREDRMPGGRNSGAVYNLYKVKYKKHKKNNQKSTNAKLQQGTGAIGTAITNLGDIGVGAGGPLGSGIASIVGSAESPKSTNMYHHSQVATHLQQHHHLPSTTSPTMVKSESMNLNLMNGTILKTALTNPSEIVHLRHRLDNAVSSSKDRSISYEQALNMIHTLIDCDAMEDIATLPHFSEFLADKSEIGDKLCNIGDSIVHKLVSWTRKLPFYTDIPVEIHTKLLTDKWHEILVLTTAAYQAMHGKKNISSTQTQSSSGGIVLAPDKNDPEFTEEITSHLHTLQSCLTTLMGHPISIEQLKIDVGQMVEKMTQITIMFRRIKLKMEEYVCLKVYILLNKEVELESIQERYIQVLRSYLQHTVPHNPNRLSDLLAHIPEIQTAASLLLESKMFYVPFVLNSANIR, from the exons GAATTATGACACTGAGCCGTGGACCATACAGCGAGCTCGATAAAATGAGCCTATTTCAAGATTTGAAActaaagagaagaaaagtcGACTCAAGATGTAGCAGCGACGGCGAATCTATAGCTGATACGAGCACATCGTCGCCGGACCTTCTGCAGCCACTATCTCCGAAGATGTgtgatcagcagcagcagtctgCGCATCAAACTCCTAAGGGCACTTCGTTGGCAATCGGTGATGATGGATTGCAGAAGGATGCTTCAGAAGCCGCCCTAACTTCGCCACCAACAACACCGTCAACGGCGGACGGTGAGGATCACGAGCAGCAGGTGTGCACATCCGCCAGTGGTTTTGACACTGTTACGAACGATGTCGGTAGTAATAGCGCCGCAAGCAATGAAACACACGCTATAAACACCAGCAATAGTTACCATAGCAATCGTTTGAATGGGAGCGAAATCAAAGATGGAAGTGAACGATCACACCACCAACAGGATCGGTGCATTTCCGTCAGCTATCAAGATGATGATAGCGACCCTGCCGATCATGATAGTTCGTTGACGACTCTGTCAACAAAGCCTTCAATAAGCGGGTACGACAACGGTACTGTAGCAAATACCGCTAACTTCAAGGACGAAGCATACGGGGGTAGCCATAGAGCGTTGCCTGAATGTACACCCGATGTTTCAATAGAAGAACGAGCTGCAGTCGCTAGAAATGGTGGCCGCGGTAGTGCCTCGAACGTAACAGCTGCCAGTGTGATACGTTCTGTCGCTGATGAACGGCGACCTCGGTCGGTCAATCATCCTACCATCTCCATAACGACGCCTACCACTACCACGGAGCAGACCAGCGATAGTAGCaacagtagtagtaatagtaacGGTATAAACACTAATAAGTGCGTACGATTAGATAGCTCTACGAGCAGtatcaacacacaaacaagccATAATACTAGTAACAATCGCTGTGCTGCTACAACTACTACTGCAACCAGTACTATTGCCTCTACTAGCGATGTTGGCGCTGGTAGTAAAAGCATCAATGCATCACTACCACATCAATACAAACGCTATGGCGTAGGTTGTGCTGGTGTTGAAGATGATGTTGATCATACGGCAGCACCGAACGGAATGGTTGAAAGCGAAACTGCTAATCCGAGTGCTGAAAATGTCAGAGTTATTGCTGGTAATATTCaaacgcaacagcagcatgtCACGGTTCTTGTTACTCCAGCTTTGTCGCGGATGAAAGCCAACCATCTCGTGACcgcagagagaaaaaatactGGAAATGCAACCACTGCTGCGGCGGCTGCGGCCGCAGCAGCCACGACGCTAGTGACATTAGGAATGCGGAAGCAGCAATCATTACCACCCCTTTCCACGGCATTAACAGAATCAACCTGTCCGCTAACATCTTCGACATCATCCGCAACGGCATCTCCGTCATCAATATTAACTACGTCCTCATCAATATCGCACTCTATCAGCACGCCATCGAACGGGCGCAACTTCAACAGCAACGAtagcaatcaaaacaataatgGAATACCGGATCGTATGCAGAGCGAGGGGGGTGAAGTGGATAGTGAGCATCagagacacaaacaaaacacacaatcaccaccatcagcgATCGGTTCCTCAACTTCTCCTGAAAGTGTCGCTACAaccgctactactactactgttaCTGCTACTGCAGCTACCATTTCCTCAGTATCTCCCTCGGTACCATTATCCTTTCAGCACCAATCGTCATCTGCTAGTGCAGGTGGATTATCTTCAAAGATCGTTTCTAGTCAAGTTAACGCCGCCGATGCTGGGAGTGTTGTTGGGGCTAATCCCAAAAATCCCAACCAACCGCAACATGTTATAATAACGCAGCAGCAAATGCTTCAAGCAATGCATCAACAGATACGTATTAAAAAGGagcgtcagcagcagcaaatggtTCTGGCGAGTTCTGCTGCACAAGGTAACCATCGACCGATCAACACAAGCTTTTCGCCCGTTCATCTGGCCGAGCAGTTGGTTATCAAACGGGAACGAAGTGTAAGCGGTGGATTAAAATTACCACACGCTGCAGGCGGACCCTTGACACCATCCCATGCGACAATTGTCCGTCAATCCGCCAATAGTCCTGGATCGATGGTTACTCCGATGCAGCCACCGTTATCGCCACATCAGTCCTTGCCTTACCGACAGCCGAACAGTCCTGCGCAAGTAGGCTCTTCATGTGGAAATCAACAGCCGCAAGTGATCGTGAAACGCGAACGTGGGACATCCATTCATcaacaaacatttcaccaTCCATCTTCTTCTATTGCAAACGTTGTCTGTGTTAGTGGATCAAACCCGATTGGAAGTTTCGCAACAACTAGTATCAGTACAACTACAACGTCTTCCGTCGGTAGCCTATCGATTCGGAATCCGATTCGTGATGCTgctattttgtttcgtgtgaaaaatgaaacaaatgtcGCCAgtgttttggcaaaccaacaacaacaacaacaacaacatcagcagcagcagcagcagcagcagcagcagcatcagc agcagcagcagcaacaacaacaacaacaacaacatcaccgAATGGTATGGCCTGGTCCTCCAGCATTAGCAGGAACGGCAGTAGTGTCTTCTGGTGCGTCGGCGCCACAACGGATCAATGGCGTTAAACCAGAAGTCATTGGCGGTCCATTGCCACCTATAAGAAGTCAGCTTTCCTCACCGCACCATCACActcatcaacagcaacaacattctccccatcatcaacaacagtcGCCACAGCATCATCACGGCAGCCCGGGGCCAATCGCATCACAAACGCCTCCACGTGTCACCCCGACCGTTATAATGGGCGAATCATGCGGTGTTCGTACGATGGTTTGGAGTTATGATACCGCTCTGCAACAGGTCCATAATACGGCTTCATCAAACACAGCGAGTGTTGGAAACTCAAGCGCAGATACCGTACCTGGAATAGCCACGGTAAGTGGTGGCATGACAGGAAACAGCATCGGCGGAACTCAtcttcaacatcatcatcaacaacaacagctaaCGCATCATCAACATTTGCAGAGTCAACACACAGCACCAGGGTCTATCAACCATCATCCACAACAACAAGGATCTCACCAGGCGAATGGAGGATCGGGAAACACAGGCAATGGCGGAATGATCGCCAGTAAtagcaacaataataataattcccaCAACAACGTCTCACCGAATAGCAATAATGAGGAAGCTGCACATCTTCTATTAAGCCTAGGTCAGTCAGTTGTGCCGGCAACGTCGccaactgctgctgttgcagtaGCAGCGGCTGCGGCTGCTGTCGTCGCTGGTCATACCCAAGCATGGCAAACGGCGAATCATCCGCGCACTAACTTACCGCTTAATATGGAGCGATTGTGGGCCGGTGATTACGGACAATTTTCAACAGTGGGatctcaacaacaacatcaacaacagcaggcTCTTAACCTAACCTctcaacaacaccagcagcagcaacatttgTCTTGGAGCCTAAGCGGTACAGGAGCTGGACCGAAAAAA GAAATATTAGACGACATGCCACCGGACGAAGATGACCAACCGTTAGTGTGTATGATATGCGAAGATAAAGCAACCGGACTACATTACGGCATAATAACGTGTGAAGGCTGCAAAGGATTCTTCAAGCGAACCGTACAGAATCGACGAGTGTACACGTGCGTTGCTGATGGCACATGCGAGATCACAAAGGCTCAGCGTAACCGTTGCCAGTATTgtagatttaaaaaatgtatcgaACAAGGCATGGTGCTACAGG CGGTTCGAGAAGATCGTATGCCCGGTGGTCGAAACAGTGGAGCTGTCTATAATTTGTACAAAGTTAAATataagaaacataaaaagaacAACCAGAAATCAACCAATGCTAAGCTACAACAGGGTACTGGTGCCATCGGAACCGCCATCACTAACCTTGGTGACATCGGAGTTGGAGCTGGAGGACCACTGGGTAGCGGCATTGCTTCCATCGTTGGTAGCGCAGAAAGTCCAAAGTCGACAAACATGTACCACCATTCGCAAGTGGCAACGCATCTTCAACAACACCACCATTTACCATCGACAACATCACCGACGATGGTAAAATCCGAGAGCATGAATCTGAACTTAATGAACGGTACCATCCTTAAGACAGCACTCACCAACCCGAGCGAGATCGTGCATTTACGACACAGACTAGATAACGCCGTGAGCTCATCGAAGGATCGGTCGATCTCGTACGAACAAGCCTTGAACATGATACACACCCTTATCGACTGTGATGCTATGGAAGATATAGCAACCCTACCGCATTTTAGTGAATTCCTCGCAGATAAGTCAGAGATTGGCGATAAGCTGTGTAATATTGGCGACTCGATCGTGCACAAGCTGGTCTCGTGGACGCGGAAGCTTCCGTTCTATACGGACATTCCTGTCGAAATACATACCAAACTGCTGACGGACAAGTGGCATGAAATATTGGTATTGACTACAGCAGCGTACCAAGCGATGCATGGTAAGAAAAACATCAGCTCTACGCAAACGCAAAGCAGTAGTGGAGGGATCGTGTTAGCGCCGGACAAAAACGATCCCGAATTCACTGAAGAG ATAACCTCTCATCTGCACACGCTTCAATCCTGCCTTACCACCCTTATGGGTCACCCGATATCAATCGAACAACTAAAGATTGACGTTGGTCAGATGGTTGAAAAGATGACGCAAATTACGATAATGTTTCGTAGGATCAAACTCAAAATGGAAGAGTACGTTTGTCTGAAGGTGTACATTCTGCTCAATAAag AAGTTGAGTTGGAAAGTATTCAGGAGAGATACATACAAGTACTTAGAAGTTATCTACAGCACACCGTTCCGCACAATCCCAACCGACTGAGTGATCTTTTGGCACATATTCCTGAG ATTCAAACGGCAGCTAGTTTGCTCCTGGAGAGCAAAATGTTTTACGTACCATTCGTTCTAAATTCAGCCAATATCAGGTAG